In the genome of Planktothrix agardhii NIES-204, one region contains:
- a CDS encoding AMP-dependent synthetase and ligase, putative, giving the protein MTEFLTLVELLQYRSQHQPHDTAYIFLKNGETELPPLTYQQLDEKARAIATQLNTLNLQGTIALMVYPYEAGLEFIAAFFGCLYAGLVAVPIHPSRNRRNFYDVQACLESCQAQIVLTLQSQLSNFKNQLSLSPSNSRLTWLATDNIPTFQAANFTEPNINKNTLAFLQYTSGSTGQPKGVMITHDCILQNQKILKTAFSHTEQLIGVGWLPLFHDMGLIGNIFQPLYIGRPCILMSPIAFIQKPIRWLQAISRYQATTSGGPNFAYDLLCNQVTPEQKATLNLRSWDVAFTGAEMIRSETLERFTTTFADCGFRYESFYPCYGMAEATLLITGGQKTTPPIIRYLNKAALEENQIIFSDSHQPGTQSIVGCGQPGLNTKIKIVDPNLLTECPENQVGEIWVSGLGIAKGYWNLPEETHQGFQAYLADTGEGPFLRTRDLGFLNHGELFITGRLQEVLVFWGINHYSKNLEETVQKSHPALKLNAGAAFSVELESENRLIIANEIERNYRQNFLMDEIVQAVRWQVFEQHLVDVYGLVLLKPGSLPRTSSGKIQRRTCRELFLQGNLDIIAEWRSPQTEPKDLTSLLQKYFNPVTHLRRYLTFAKGRFRRLSYQLLAIARSAREQGTGGTRRSDSA; this is encoded by the coding sequence ATGACTGAATTTTTAACATTAGTTGAACTGCTTCAATACCGATCGCAACATCAACCCCACGATACCGCTTATATTTTCCTAAAAAATGGAGAAACAGAATTACCCCCATTAACTTATCAACAATTAGATGAAAAAGCAAGAGCGATCGCAACTCAACTCAACACTTTAAACCTCCAAGGAACTATAGCCTTAATGGTTTATCCCTACGAAGCAGGGTTAGAATTTATTGCTGCTTTTTTTGGCTGTTTATACGCGGGACTTGTTGCAGTTCCCATTCATCCATCCCGAAATCGCCGTAATTTTTATGATGTTCAAGCTTGTTTAGAATCCTGTCAAGCTCAAATTGTATTAACCCTTCAATCTCAACTTTCAAACTTTAAAAATCAACTCAGTTTATCCCCCTCTAACTCTCGGTTAACCTGGTTAGCCACTGATAATATCCCCACTTTCCAAGCTGCTAATTTCACTGAACCGAATATTAATAAAAATACCCTTGCTTTTCTACAATATACCTCTGGCTCCACAGGACAACCCAAGGGGGTCATGATCACCCATGACTGCATTTTACAAAACCAAAAAATATTAAAAACAGCGTTTAGTCATACCGAACAGTTAATTGGCGTGGGGTGGTTACCGTTATTTCATGATATGGGATTAATTGGCAATATTTTTCAACCGTTATATATCGGAAGACCTTGTATTTTAATGTCTCCTATTGCCTTTATTCAAAAACCGATTCGATGGTTACAAGCCATTTCTCGTTACCAAGCCACTACCAGTGGAGGGCCAAATTTTGCCTATGATTTATTGTGTAATCAAGTCACCCCTGAACAAAAAGCAACCCTGAATTTAAGGAGTTGGGATGTGGCGTTTACGGGTGCAGAAATGATTCGTTCTGAAACCTTAGAACGATTTACAACAACGTTTGCAGATTGTGGGTTTCGGTATGAAAGTTTTTATCCGTGTTATGGGATGGCTGAAGCCACTTTATTAATCACCGGGGGTCAAAAAACAACCCCTCCAATTATTCGTTATCTAAATAAAGCAGCTTTAGAAGAAAACCAAATTATTTTTTCCGATTCTCATCAACCCGGGACTCAATCAATCGTGGGATGTGGTCAACCTGGGTTAAACACAAAAATTAAAATAGTTGACCCAAATTTATTAACAGAATGTCCAGAAAACCAAGTGGGGGAAATTTGGGTTTCGGGTTTAGGAATTGCCAAAGGGTATTGGAATTTACCCGAAGAAACTCACCAAGGGTTTCAAGCGTATTTAGCAGATACGGGAGAAGGGCCGTTTTTAAGAACCAGGGATTTAGGATTTTTAAATCATGGGGAATTGTTTATAACGGGTCGTCTTCAAGAAGTGTTAGTGTTTTGGGGAATTAACCATTATTCCAAAAATCTAGAAGAAACGGTTCAGAAATCTCATCCGGCTTTAAAATTGAATGCAGGTGCAGCATTTTCAGTGGAATTAGAGAGCGAAAATCGGTTAATTATTGCGAATGAAATTGAACGCAATTATCGCCAGAATTTCCTGATGGATGAAATTGTACAAGCGGTAAGATGGCAAGTTTTTGAACAACATTTAGTCGATGTTTATGGATTAGTTCTTCTCAAACCGGGGAGTCTTCCCAGAACATCGAGTGGAAAAATTCAGCGCCGTACTTGCCGAGAACTGTTTCTCCAAGGAAATTTAGATATCATTGCAGAATGGCGATCGCCCCAAACTGAACCTAAAGATTTAACATCTTTACTACAAAAATATTTTAATCCCGTTACTCATCTCCGCCGCTATTTAACCTTTGCAAAAGGGCGTTTCAGACGATTATCTTATCAATTACTAGCTATAGCGCGTAGTGCTAGGGAACAGGGAACAGGAGGGACAAGACGTTCTGATTCAGCATGA